One stretch of Miscanthus floridulus cultivar M001 chromosome 18, ASM1932011v1, whole genome shotgun sequence DNA includes these proteins:
- the LOC136524380 gene encoding alpha-glucan water dikinase, chloroplastic-like, whose protein sequence is MTGFGAAASAAAAERCALAIRARPAASSPAKRQQQSASLRRSGGGQRRPTTLAASRRGPVVPRAVATSADRASPDLVGKFTLDSNSELQVAVNPAPQGLASVIGLEVTNTSGSLILHWGVLRPDKRDWILPSRQPDGTTVYKNRALRTPFVKSGDNSTLRIEIDDPAVQAIEFLIFDETQNKWFKNNGQNFQIQLQSSCHQGNGASGASSSATSTLVPEDLVQIQAYLRWERKGKQSYTPEQEKEEYEAARAELLEELSRGLSLEKLRAKLTKAHEAPASDESKSPASRMPVDKLPEDLVQVQAYIRWEKAGKPNYPPEKQLVEFEEARKELQAEVDMGISIDQLRQKILKGNIESKVSKQLKNKKYFSVERIQRKKRDIMQLLSKHKHTVMEKKVEVAPKQPTVLDLFTTSLHEKDGCEVLSRKLFKFGDKEILAISTKVQNKTEVHLATNHTEPLILHWSLAKKAGEWTAPPSNILPSGSKLLDKACETEFTKSELDGLHYQVVEIELDDGGYKGMPFVLRSGETWIKNNGSDFFLDFSTRDARNIKLKDNGDAGKGTAKVLLERIADLEEDAQRSLMHRFNIAADLADQARDAGLLGIVGLFVWIRFMATRQLTWNKNYNVKPREISKAQDRFTDDLENMYKTHPQYREILRMIMAAVGRGGEGDVGQRIRDEILVIQRNNDCKGGMMEEWHQKLHNNTSPDDVVICQALIDYIKSDFDISVYWDTLNKNGITKERLLSYDRAIHSEPNFRSEQKEGLLRDLGSYMRSLKAVHSGADLESAIATCMGYKSEGEGFMVGVQINPVKGLPSGFPELLEFVLDHVEDKSVEPLLEGLLEARVELRPLLLGSPERMKDLIFLDIALDSTFRTAIERSYEELNDAPPEKIMYFISLVLENLAFSIDDNEDILYCLKGWNQALEMAKKKDDQWALYAKAFLDRIRLALASKGEQYHSMMQPSAEYLGSLLSIDQWAVSIFTEEIIRGGSAATLSALLNRFDPVLRNVANLGSWQVISPVEVSGYVVVVDELLAVQNKSYDKPTILVAKSVKGEEEIPDGVIGVITPDMPDVLSHVSVRARNSKVLFATCFDHITLSELEGYDQKLLSFKPTSADITYREITESELQQSSSPNAEAGHAVRSISLAKKKFLGKYAISAEEFSEEMVGAKSRNIAYLKGKVPSWVGVPTSVAIPFGTFEKVLSDGLNKEVAQSIEKLKIRLAQEDFSALGEIRKAVLNLTAPMQLVNELKERMLGSGMPWPGDEGDKRWEQAWMAIKKVWASKWNERAYFSTRKVKLDHEYLSMAVLVQEIVNADYAFVIHTTNPSSGDSSEIYAEVVKGLGETLVGAYPGRAMSFVCKKDELDSPKLLGYPSKPIGLFIRRSIIFRSDSNGEDLEGYAGAGLYDSVPMDEEDEVVLDYTTDPLIVDRGFRNSILSSIARAGHAIEELYGSPQDIEGVVKDGKIYVVQTRPQM, encoded by the exons ATGACCGGATTCGGTGCCGCGGCCTCCGCAGCGGCGGCGGAGCGGTGCGCTCTCGCGATCCGCGCACGGCCCGCGGCCTCCTCGCCAGCGAAGCGGCAGCAGCAGTCGGCGTCCCTCCGACGCAGCGGCGGGGGCCAGCGCCGCCCCACCACACTCGCTGCCTCCCGCCGCGGCCCCGTCGTGCCCCGCGCCGTCGCCACGTCCGCGGACCGCGCGTCCCCCGAC CTTGTCGGAAAGTTCACGCTGGATTCCAACTCCGAGCTCCAG GTTGCAGTGAACCCAGCGCCGCAGGGTTTGGCGTCAGTGATCGGCCTGGAGGTGACCAACACAAGCGGTTCCCTGATTCTGCATTGGGGAGTCCTTCGCCCGGACAAGAG AGATTGGATCCTCCCGTCCAGACAACCTGATGGAACGACAGTGTACAAGAACAGGGCTCTTAGGACGCCTTTTGTAAAG TCAGGTGATAACTCTACTCTGAGAATTGAGATAGATGATCCTGCGGTGCAAGCTATTGAGTTCCTCATCTTTGACGAGACACAGAACAAATG GTTTAAAAACAATGGTCAGAATTTTCAGATTCAGCTCCAGTCTAGCTGCCATCAGGGTAATGGTGCATCtggtgcctcctcttctgctactTCTACCTTGGTGCCAGAGGATCTTGTGCAGATCCAAGCTTACCTTCGGTGGGAAAGAAAGGGAAAGCAGTCATACACACCAGAGCAAGAAAAG GAGGAGTATGAAGCTGCACGAGCTGAGTTACTAGAGGAATTAAGTAGAGGTCTTTCTTTAGAGAAGCTTCGAGCTAAATTGACAAAAGCACATGAAGCACCTGCATCAGATGAAAGTAAATCTCCTGCATCTCGAATGCCCGTTGATAAACTTCCAGAGGACCTTGTACAGGTGCAGGCTTATATAAGGTGGGAGAAAGCGGGCAAGCCAAATTATCCTCCTGAGAAGCAACTG GTAGAATTTGAGGAAGCAAGGAAGGAACTGCAGGCTGAGGTGGACATGGGAATCTCTATTGATCAGTTGAGGCAGAAAATTTTGAAAGGAAACATTGAGAGTAAAGTTTCCAAGCAGCTGAAGAACAAGAAGTACTTCTCTGTAGAAAGGATTCAGCGCAAAAAGAGAGATATCATGCAACTTCTCAGTAAACATAAGCATACAGTTATGGAAAAGAAAGTAGAGGTTGCACCAAAACAACCAACGGTTCTTGATCTCTTCACCACGTCTTTACATGAGAAGGATGGTTGTGAAGTTCTAAGCAGAAAGCTCTTCAAGTTCGGTGATAAAGAGATACTG GCAATTTCCACCAAGGTTCAAAATAAAACAGAAGTTCACTTGGCAACAAACCATACGGAGCCTCTTATTCTTCACTGGTCTTTGGCAAAAAAGGCTGGAGAATGGACG GCACCTCCTTCAAATATATTGCCATCTGGTTCCAAATTGCTAGACAAGGCGTGTGAAACTGAATTTACTAAATCTGAATTGGATGGTTTGCATTACCAG GTTGTTGAGATAGAGCTTGATGATGGAGGATACAAAGGAATGCCATTTGTTCTTCGGTCTGGTGAAACATGGATAAAAAATAATGGTTCCGATTTTTTCCTAGATTTCAGCACCCGTGATGCCAGAAATATTAAG TTAAAGGACAATGGCGATGCTGGCAAAGGCACTGCTAAGGTGTTGCTGGAGAGAATAGCAGATCTGGAGGAAGATGCCCAGCGATCTCTTATGCACAG ATTCAATATTGCAGCAGATCTAGCTGACCAAGCCAGAGATGCTGGACTGTTGGGTATTGTTGGACTTTTTGTTTGGATTAGATTCATGGCTACCAGGCAACTAACATGGAATAAGAACTATAATGTGAAGCCACG TGAGATTAGCAAAGCACAAGATAGGTTTACAGATGATCTTGAGAATATGTACAAAACTCATCCTCAGTACAGAGAGATACTAAGAATGATAATGGCTGCTGTTGGTCGTGGAGGTGAAGGTGATGTTGGTCAACGCATTCGTGATGAGATATTAGTAATACAG AGAAATAATGACTGCAAAGGTGGAATGATGGAAGAATGGCACCAGAAATTGCACAACAATACAAGCCCAGATGATGTAGTGATATGCCAG GCATTAATTGATTATATCAAGAGTGATTTTGATATAAGCGTTTACTGGGACACCTTGAACAAAAATGGCATAACCAAAGAGCGTCTCTTGAGCTATGATCGTGCTATTCATTCAGAACCAAATTTCAGAAGTGAACAGAAGGAGGGTTTACTCCGTGACCTGGGAAGTTACATGAGAAGCCTAAAG GCTGTGCATTCTGGTGCTGATCTTGAATCTGCTATAGCAACTTGTATGGGATACAAATCAGAG GGTGAAGGTTTCATGGTTGGTGTTCAGATCAATCCAGTGAAGGGTTTGCCATCTGGATTTCCT GAGTTGCTCGAATTTGTGCTTGACCATGTTGAGGATAAATCAGTGGAACCACTTCTTGAG GGGCTATTGGAAGCTCGAGTTGAACTGCGCCCTTTGCTTCTTGGTTCGCCTGAACGCATGAAAGATCTTATATTTTTGGACATTGCTCTTGATTCTACCTTCAGGACAGCAATTGAAAGGTCATACGAGGAGCTCAATGATGCACCCCCAGAG AAAATAATGTACTTCATCAGTCTTGTCCTTGAAAATCTTGCGTTTTCAATTGATGACAATGAAGACATCCTGTATTGCTTAAAG GGATGGAACCAAGCCTTGGAAATGGCTAAGAAAAAAGACGACCAATGGGCTCTCTACGCTAAAGCATTTCTTGACAGAATCAGACTTGCCCTTGCGAGCAAGGGAGAACAGTACCATAGTATGATGCAGCCCTCAGCTGAATATCTTGGCTCGTTACTCAGCATAGACCAATGGGCA GTCAGTATCTTCACAGAAGAAATTATACGCGGTGGATCAGCTGCTACTCTGTCTGCTCTTCTGAACCGATTTGATCCTGTTCTAAGGAACGTTGCTAATCTTGGAAG TTGGCAGGTTATAAGCCCGGTTGAAGTATCAGGTTATGTGGTTGTGGTTGATGAGTTACTTGCTGTCCAGAACAAATCTTATGATAAACCAACCATCCTTGTGGCAAAGAGTGTCAAGGGAGAGGAAGAAATACCAGATGGAGTAATTGGTGTAATTACACCTGATATGCCAGATGTTCTGTCCCATGTGTCAGTCCGAGCAAGGAATAGCAAG GTACTGTTTGCGACATGTTTTGACCACATCACTCTGTCTGAACTTGAAGGATATGATCAGAAACTGCTTTCCTTCAAGCCTACTTCTGCAGATATAACCTATAG GGAGATCACAGAGAGTGAACTTCAGCAATCAAGTTCTCCAAATGCAGAAGCTGGCCATGCAGTACGATCTATTTCATTGGCCAAGAAGAAATTTCTTGGAAAATATGCAATATCAGCCGAAGAATTCTCTGAGGAAATG GTTGGGGCCAAGTCTCGGAATATAGCATACCTCAAAGGAAAAGTACCTTCATGGGTCGGTGTCCCAACATCAGTTGCAATACCATTTGGCACTTTTGAGAAGGTTTTGTCAGATGGTCTTAATAAG GAAGTAGCACAAAGCATAGAGAAGCTTAAGATCAGGCTTGCTCAAGAAGATTTTAGTGCTCTTGGTGAAATAAGAAAAGCCGTTCTTAATCTTACTGCTCCTATGCAATTG GTTAATGAGCTGAAGGAGAGGATGCTAGGCTCTGGAATGCCCTGGCCTGGTGATGAAGGCGACAAGCGTTGGGAGCAAGCATGGATGGCTATTAAAAAG GTTTGGGCATCAAAATGGAACGAAAGAGCATATTTTAGCACACGCAAGGTGAAACTCGATCATGAGTACCTTTCGATGGCTGTTCTCGTGCAAGAAATTGTGAATGCAGATTATGCTTTTGTCATTCATACTACAAACCCATCGTCTGGAGATTCTTCTGAGATATATGCTGAAGTGGTGAAAGGGCTTGGAGAGACCCTCGTGGGAGCCTATCCTGGTCGTGCTATGAGCTTTGTTTGCAAAAAAGATGAACTTGACTCTCCCAAG TTACTTGGTTACCCGAGCAAGCCAATTGGTCTCTTCATAAGGCGATCGATCATCTTCCGTTCCGACTCCAACGGCGAGGATCTGGAAGGTTATGCTGGAGCAGGATTATATGATAG TGTACCGAtggatgaggaggatgaagttgtaCTTGATTACACAACTGACCCTCTTATAGTAGACCGTGGATTTCGAAATTCAATCCTCTCAAGCATCGCACGGGCTGGCCATGCCATTGAGGAGCTATATGGTTCTCCTCAGGACATCGAGGGAGTAGTGAAGGATGGAAAAATCTATGTAGTCCAGACAAGACCACAGATgtag
- the LOC136524384 gene encoding chaperone protein dnaJ C76, chloroplastic-like, whose amino-acid sequence MVGFFGTSAVSDHCHLLPRNGSVHHELIRPHHDRPRGVIRCCSTARGRTRDYYYQVLGIAVHSTPQEIKDAYRKLQKQHHPDIAGYKGHDYTLLLNEAYKVLMRDISRHADGRGRSRVGLGVGYTGDGYSSWNGPVRSQALFVDENKCIGCRECVHHAARTFAMDDVLGSAHVEIQFGDLEQQIQLAVESCPVNCIHWVESHELPVLEFLSRPQPKEGHGIFGGGWERPRNVFAAAKNFAKRLEREEQELEPDQSTSSRSPNGDANCEAETEAQAKARRRAGEELRWKPLFDAWNGLIGWRKPAES is encoded by the exons ATGGTAGGGTTCTTCGGCACCTCTGCTGTATCTGATCACTGTCATTTGCTACCAAGAAATGGATCAGTTCACCATGAACTGATTAGACCACACCATGACAGACCACGAGGTGTGATCAGGTGCTGCAGCACAGCAAGGGGAAGGACCAGGGATTATTACTACCAGGTGCTGGGTATCGCAGTTCATTCCACACCTCAGGAAATCAAGGACGCTTACAGGAAACTCCAGAAGCAGCACCATCCAGACATTGCCGGCTACAAG GGTCATGACTACACGCTGTTGCTGAACGAGGCATACAAGGTTTTGATGCGAGATATTTCCAGGCATGCTGATGGAAGGGGCAGGAGTAGAGTGGGGTTAGGAGTCGGTTACACTGGGGACGGATACAGTTCTTGGAATGGGCCTGTGAGAAGTCAAGCTCTCTTTGTGGACGAGAACAAGTGCATAG GATGCCGGGAGTGCGTGCATCATGCTGCTAGGACATTCGCCATGGACGACGTTCTCGGCAGCGCACACGTGGAGATCCAGTTTGGAGACCTGGAGCAGCAGATTCAG CTGGCCGTGGAGTCCTGCCCCGTGAACTGCATCCACTGGGTTGAGAGCCATGAGCTGCCTGTGCTGGAATTCCTGTCCCGTCCGCAACCAAAGGAAGGCCATGGCATATTCGGCGGTGGGTGGGAACGGCCCAGGAACGTGTTTGCAGCAGCCAAGAACTTCGCCAAGAGACTAGAAAGGGAGGAGCAGGAACTGGAACCGGATCAATCCACCAGCTCCAGGAGCCCCAATG GGGATGCAAACTGCGAAGCGGAGACGGAGGCGCAGGCCAAGGCAAGGCGCCGTGCAGGGGAGGAGCTCAGATGGAAGCCCCTGTTTGATGCTTGGAATGGGTTGATAGGCTGGAGGAAACCTGCAGAAAGTTGA